A genomic region of Rhodococcus pyridinivorans contains the following coding sequences:
- a CDS encoding 2Fe-2S iron-sulfur cluster-binding protein: MPYTLTAGTGVVPCEPGRTVLEAFLRNGNWMPNSCNQGTCGTCKIKVLDGELDHRNSPEETLTADELAAGFVLACQATPRGDVAFETPATEEPAGTHVLRDVVVTVAEVRDIAADTRKVLLTADEPLEFSAGQYVEVTVPGTEIRRQYSLANPPSEAKELELHIRRQPGGVASEWVFERIDVGERVTVTGPYGDFTFDLEGTGPIVLLGGGTGLAPLEAIVRQALSLVPDRQILLYHGVRTCADLYDVDFLRELETRHPGFRYITCVSRESGGDRDGYVTDAFLEDVASAKEFTGYICGSDAFVEASVKAFKRRRMSPRRIRRERFTPAG, encoded by the coding sequence ATGCCGTACACACTCACCGCGGGCACCGGCGTCGTTCCCTGCGAACCCGGTCGGACGGTGCTGGAAGCGTTCCTGCGCAACGGCAACTGGATGCCCAACTCCTGCAACCAGGGAACCTGCGGCACCTGCAAGATCAAGGTCCTCGACGGCGAACTCGATCATCGGAACTCGCCGGAGGAGACGCTCACCGCCGACGAACTCGCGGCCGGATTCGTCCTCGCGTGCCAGGCCACCCCGCGCGGCGACGTCGCCTTCGAGACCCCCGCAACGGAGGAACCCGCCGGCACGCACGTGCTGCGCGACGTCGTCGTCACCGTCGCCGAGGTACGCGACATCGCCGCCGACACACGCAAGGTGTTGCTCACCGCCGACGAACCGCTCGAGTTCTCGGCCGGGCAGTACGTGGAGGTGACAGTTCCCGGGACCGAGATCCGACGGCAGTACTCACTCGCGAATCCGCCCTCCGAGGCCAAAGAGCTCGAACTGCACATCCGCCGGCAACCCGGTGGAGTCGCGAGCGAATGGGTCTTCGAGCGCATCGACGTGGGTGAACGCGTGACCGTCACCGGCCCGTACGGCGACTTCACCTTCGACCTGGAGGGCACCGGCCCGATCGTCCTGCTCGGCGGTGGGACGGGCCTCGCCCCGCTCGAGGCCATCGTCCGGCAGGCGCTCTCCCTCGTCCCCGACCGGCAGATCCTGCTCTACCACGGGGTCCGTACCTGCGCGGACCTGTACGACGTCGACTTCCTCCGCGAACTGGAGACCCGCCATCCCGGCTTCCGCTACATCACCTGCGTGAGTAGGGAGAGCGGCGGAGACCGCGACGGATACGTCACCGACGCCTTCCTCGAGGACGTCGCGTCCGCGAAGGAGTTCACCGGTTACATCTGCGGATCGGACGCGTTCGTCGAGGCATCAGTGAAGGCGTTCAAGCGTCGCCGCATGTCGCCGCGACGCATCCGGCGCGAACGGTTCACCCCGGCCGGCTGA
- a CDS encoding AraC family transcriptional regulator: MSVPEIEDWDDASRVVADVYFPHRLTDLGKVDRPELELVSADLGGVTIGRMGWGADVAIECEYPGAYEVNIPLSGRLESQGRSGTVVSEPGSATVFRADTPSLITRWDAECSVLGIKFDREHLEREADRILGGPLRSRLELPDRLDLRGSAQEWHRLVAALSEQLAGPTRVLTNPLVSAQLGGAVTTAFVLAVAPADEMSPAPRPGMVRRVLNALQEDPGRVWTAADMAEIAGTSVRRLQEAFSEYVGSSPSACLRDIRLDRAHADLTAGGITVADVAFRWGFGHPGRFAAAFRKRYGVTPTEVLRG; this comes from the coding sequence GTGAGTGTGCCCGAGATCGAGGACTGGGACGACGCCTCGCGCGTCGTGGCGGACGTGTACTTCCCGCACCGATTGACGGACCTCGGAAAGGTGGATCGTCCTGAGCTCGAATTGGTCTCGGCCGATCTCGGAGGTGTCACGATCGGTCGGATGGGCTGGGGAGCGGACGTCGCGATCGAATGCGAGTATCCGGGCGCCTACGAGGTGAACATACCGCTGAGCGGGCGGCTCGAATCGCAGGGGCGCTCGGGCACCGTCGTCTCCGAACCCGGCTCGGCGACAGTCTTCCGCGCGGACACCCCGTCGCTCATCACACGGTGGGACGCCGAATGTTCGGTCCTCGGAATCAAGTTCGATCGAGAACATCTCGAACGCGAAGCGGACCGCATTCTCGGTGGTCCGTTGCGGTCGCGCCTCGAACTTCCCGACCGCCTCGATCTGCGGGGGTCGGCGCAGGAATGGCACCGTCTCGTGGCAGCGCTGAGCGAGCAGCTCGCCGGGCCGACCCGGGTGCTCACGAATCCTCTCGTGTCGGCCCAGCTCGGCGGTGCGGTCACCACGGCCTTCGTCCTGGCGGTCGCGCCGGCCGACGAAATGTCACCGGCACCCCGCCCGGGCATGGTCCGGCGGGTGTTGAATGCTCTGCAGGAGGATCCGGGTCGTGTCTGGACGGCAGCCGACATGGCGGAGATCGCCGGAACCAGTGTGCGCAGGTTGCAGGAGGCGTTCTCCGAGTACGTGGGCAGCAGTCCGTCCGCGTGTCTGCGCGACATCCGGCTCGATCGCGCCCACGCGGATCTTACTGCCGGGGGAATCACCGTGGCAGATGTGGCTTTCCGGTGGGGTTTCGGCCATCCGGGGCGTTTCGCCGCCGCCTTCAGGAAGCGGTACGGCGTCACCCCTACGGAAGTCCTGCGGGGCTGA
- a CDS encoding cytochrome P450 has translation MTSTLSWLDEITMEELERNPYPVYERLRAEAPVAFVPVLGAYVASTTEACRAVAAGDDFDGIITPAGGRTFGHPAIIGVNGDIHRDLRSMVEPALQPAEVDRWIEDLVRPIARRYVEAFESDGRADLVAQFCEPVSVRSLGDLLGLKDVSSDKLREWFHKLSDSFTNAAMDEDGNFLNQERFDEGDRAKEEIRSVVDPLIDHWIEHPDDSAISHWLHDGMPEGQTRDRDYIYPTLYVFLLGAMQEPGHAMSSTLAGLFTRPEQFEAVVDEPGLIPRAIAEGMRWTAPIWSGTARIAKRDTVVSGIEISEGSVVMLSYGSANHDIDVFDAPSRYDLTRPPLPHLAFGAGKHACAGIYFANNVSRIGLEELLETIPNLERDTSEDVEFWGWGFRGPKTLHARWEI, from the coding sequence ATGACCAGCACCCTTTCGTGGCTCGACGAGATCACCATGGAAGAACTCGAGCGCAATCCGTACCCGGTCTACGAGCGCTTGCGCGCCGAAGCTCCGGTCGCCTTCGTGCCCGTCCTCGGCGCCTACGTAGCGTCCACGACCGAAGCGTGCCGTGCGGTCGCGGCCGGCGACGACTTCGACGGCATCATCACCCCCGCCGGTGGCCGCACCTTCGGTCATCCCGCGATCATCGGCGTCAACGGCGACATCCACCGCGACCTGCGGTCGATGGTCGAACCCGCCCTCCAGCCCGCCGAGGTGGACCGCTGGATCGAGGATCTCGTCCGCCCGATCGCACGACGCTACGTCGAGGCGTTCGAGTCCGACGGCAGGGCCGATCTCGTCGCCCAGTTCTGCGAGCCGGTGAGTGTGCGGTCGCTCGGTGATCTCCTCGGACTGAAGGACGTCAGTTCGGACAAACTGCGCGAATGGTTCCACAAACTGTCGGATTCGTTCACCAACGCAGCGATGGACGAGGACGGAAACTTTCTGAACCAGGAACGTTTCGACGAGGGCGACCGCGCCAAGGAGGAGATCCGTTCCGTCGTCGACCCGCTGATCGACCACTGGATCGAGCATCCCGACGACAGCGCCATCTCGCACTGGCTGCACGACGGGATGCCCGAAGGGCAGACGCGGGACCGCGACTACATCTACCCGACGCTGTACGTCTTCCTCCTCGGCGCCATGCAGGAACCGGGACACGCCATGAGTTCCACCCTGGCAGGCCTGTTCACCCGCCCCGAACAGTTCGAAGCCGTGGTGGACGAACCGGGACTCATCCCCCGCGCGATCGCCGAAGGGATGCGCTGGACCGCCCCGATCTGGTCCGGCACCGCACGTATCGCCAAGCGCGACACCGTCGTATCAGGAATCGAGATCAGCGAAGGGTCGGTGGTCATGCTGTCCTACGGGTCGGCGAACCACGACATCGACGTGTTCGACGCCCCCAGCCGCTACGACCTGACCCGCCCGCCGCTCCCCCACCTCGCCTTCGGTGCCGGCAAGCATGCCTGCGCGGGAATCTACTTCGCGAACAACGTGAGCCGCATCGGTCTCGAAGAACTGCTCGAGACCATCCCCAATCTCGAGCGGGACACTTCCGAGGACGTCGAATTCTGGGGTTGGGGTTTCCGCGGCCCGAAGACCCTGCACGCCCGGTGGGAGATCTGA
- the benB gene encoding benzoate 1,2-dioxygenase small subunit — MTAVHEFTQTDIEQFLYREARLLDDREFEQWLECYHPDAEYWMPAWDDDGALTENPQTEISLIYYPNRGGLEDRVFRIRTDRSSATSLPEPRTGHNITNVEILERRGTEIDLRHNWFSLYFRYNTTDTYFGTTFLTLDVSGAQPVIKKKKIVLKNDYIHHIVDVYVV; from the coding sequence ATGACTGCCGTACACGAATTCACGCAGACCGACATCGAACAGTTCCTCTACCGTGAGGCCCGACTGCTCGACGACCGCGAGTTCGAGCAGTGGCTCGAGTGCTACCACCCCGATGCCGAGTACTGGATGCCGGCCTGGGACGACGACGGTGCTCTCACCGAGAACCCGCAGACCGAGATCTCGCTGATCTACTACCCGAATCGCGGCGGCCTCGAGGACCGGGTGTTCCGCATCCGCACCGACCGTTCGTCGGCGACCTCGCTGCCCGAACCCCGCACGGGACACAACATCACCAACGTCGAGATCCTCGAGCGTCGCGGCACCGAAATCGACCTGCGGCACAACTGGTTCTCGTTGTACTTCCGCTACAACACCACCGACACCTACTTCGGGACCACCTTCCTCACCCTCGATGTCTCGGGCGCACAGCCGGTGATCAAGAAGAAGAAGATCGTCCTGAAGAACGACTACATCCACCACATCGTCGACGTCTACGTCGTCTAG
- the benA gene encoding benzoate 1,2-dioxygenase large subunit, whose product MTDIVEHVRTRLDGALVEDPSTGRYQIRRDVFTDEEIFELEMKHIFEGNWVYLAHESQVPNVGDYFTTYIGRQPVVISRDKEGELHCLINACSHRGAMLCRRKTDNRTTFTCPFHGWTFRNNGKLLKVKDPRDAGYPEQFNTDGSHDLRKVARFESYRGFLFGSLNPDVKSLEDHLGDTTKMIDMLVDQSPEGLEVLRGSSTYTYDGNWKLQAENGADGYHVSATHWNYAATTARRTAGESSNETKAMDAGTWGKQGGGYYSFDHGHLLLWMWWGNPEDRPLYPRKDELAKEFGEKKAEFMVGASRNLCLYPNVYIMDQFSSQIRHFRPISVDKTEVTIYCIAPKGESAESRANRIRQYEDFFNATGMATPDDLEEFRSCQKTYLASAAPWNDMSRGATHILNGPDEVAQDLGMTKVLSSGVKTEDEGLYPIQHGYWLEAMREAIAAESSAADPSAL is encoded by the coding sequence ATGACCGACATCGTGGAGCACGTGCGCACTCGCCTCGACGGCGCACTCGTCGAAGACCCGAGCACCGGGCGGTACCAGATCCGCCGTGACGTCTTCACCGACGAGGAGATCTTCGAACTCGAGATGAAGCACATCTTCGAGGGCAACTGGGTGTACCTCGCCCACGAGAGCCAGGTCCCGAACGTCGGTGATTACTTCACCACGTATATCGGCCGCCAGCCCGTCGTCATCAGCCGCGACAAGGAAGGCGAGCTGCACTGCCTGATCAACGCGTGCAGCCACCGCGGTGCGATGCTGTGCCGTCGCAAGACCGACAACCGCACCACCTTCACGTGCCCCTTCCACGGCTGGACGTTCCGCAACAACGGAAAGCTGCTGAAGGTCAAGGATCCCCGCGACGCCGGCTATCCCGAGCAGTTCAACACCGACGGCAGCCACGACCTGCGGAAGGTCGCTCGTTTCGAGAGCTACCGCGGTTTCCTGTTCGGCAGCCTGAATCCCGACGTCAAGTCGCTCGAGGACCACCTCGGTGACACCACGAAGATGATCGACATGCTCGTCGACCAGTCCCCCGAGGGCCTCGAGGTGCTGCGCGGTTCGTCCACCTATACCTACGACGGCAACTGGAAGCTGCAAGCCGAGAACGGCGCCGACGGTTACCACGTCTCGGCCACCCACTGGAACTATGCCGCGACCACCGCGCGCCGCACTGCCGGTGAGTCCAGCAACGAGACCAAGGCGATGGACGCCGGCACCTGGGGCAAGCAGGGCGGCGGCTACTACTCGTTCGACCACGGCCACCTGTTGCTGTGGATGTGGTGGGGCAACCCCGAGGACCGTCCGCTGTACCCGCGCAAGGACGAACTCGCGAAGGAGTTCGGCGAGAAGAAGGCCGAGTTCATGGTCGGCGCGTCGCGCAACCTGTGCCTGTACCCGAACGTGTACATCATGGACCAGTTCTCCTCGCAGATTCGGCACTTCCGCCCGATCTCCGTGGACAAGACCGAGGTGACGATCTACTGCATCGCACCGAAGGGTGAGAGCGCCGAGTCCCGCGCCAACCGGATCCGTCAGTACGAGGACTTCTTCAACGCGACCGGCATGGCCACCCCGGATGATCTCGAGGAGTTCCGCTCCTGCCAGAAGACCTACCTCGCATCGGCTGCGCCCTGGAACGACATGAGCCGCGGTGCAACCCACATCCTCAACGGACCCGACGAGGTCGCTCAGGATCTCGGCATGACGAAGGTGCTGTCGAGCGGTGTGAAGACCGAGGACGAAGGCCTGTACCCGATCCAGCACGGCTACTGGCTCGAAGCGATGCGCGAGGCCATCGCCGCCGAGAGTTCCGCCGCCGACCCGTCCGCGCTCTGA